The Anastrepha ludens isolate Willacy chromosome 2, idAnaLude1.1, whole genome shotgun sequence genome contains a region encoding:
- the LOC128860635 gene encoding uncharacterized protein LOC128860635: protein MNAIDFDVSNAFDLRGVCLLWPIHRTHAYRRLATSQDIRYLHDLNTQMSEKRQTTCAAQQIDRELCSKHFETFDTYWGRPGHGAPGEVMAKQKLNNLLYGASNECWD from the coding sequence ATGAATGCCATCGATTTCGACGTTTCCAATGCATTCGATCTTCGTGGTGTGTGTCTACTTTGGCCAATTCACCGTACGCACGCATACCGCAGACTTGCCACATCACAAGACATCCGTTATCTGCACGACTTGAACACACAAATGTCTGAAAAGCGACAGACAACGTGCGCGGCGCAGCAAATCGACCGCGAACTCTGCAGCAAACACTTTGAAACATTCGACACCTACTGGGGTCGGCCGGGTCATGGGGCGCCCGGTGAGGTGATGGCAAAACAGAAATTGAACAATTTGCTTTATGGCGCTAGCAATGAGTGTTGGGATTGA
- the LOC128860627 gene encoding uncharacterized protein LOC128860627, protein MTTSDEFCRDHYEHPLMWCDEKKRLVERKNAEESMRMWRRRKAEEVARKEKDKAEYYELFVKHYPWGRPGGGAPNLDIRRKDITAVGLHSTPTISTMHRLNSWQPCRYNDYFSQRKKCHDPATCYHHHLHHHIPPLPPPPPPPHVTTHTHTVQTTTEACHPAAGSVLTVCERSAGDVGVGAKVGATNTKVTDSSGGVGVGLGATKNGETLHITLKDHPSMSFRNKGHLDIEVRYKQGAGAGVKVKPLLEKIVVSDSDKCPLVQGIQAEPVVRGSPRKKKLVAKLEKPPNKDPWGRAGPGGKPWRSPKAVGSTFMKSLGWTNKEMLKDLDQDNPVTPAEKPTFRKVRTNKKVQRCCELCICSCPGMVTNKGCGGGVGGGIVPLSTQKKPHQSLPNKGQSNTTTAADLKKKYCPRFVRHCGPPTMDNNISNNTETSANAGGDGVELVPLLARRRANARPVSLSSTDVTKRTASKDRYACNLINRSKYLQHLQQLHCNNSNRNSNNININNNMNNNNSNSISKCKNKRIIANKICNFSNAISSNSNNNNSNENSGSSTSCCLKKFTLHIR, encoded by the exons ATGACTACCAGCGATGAATTCTGCCGCGATCATTACGAACATCCGTTGATGTGGTGCGATGAGAAAAAGCGGCTGGTGGAACGCAAGAACGCGGAAGAGAGTATGCGTATGTGGCGACGACGCAAGGCAGAGGAAGTGGCGCGCAAGGAGAAGGATAAGGCTGAG TACTACGAACTCTTTGTTAAGCATTATCCATGGGGTCGTCCTGGCGGTGGTGCGCCTAATTTGGATATCAGACGCAAGGATATCACAGCCGTTGGCTTGCATTCGACGCCCacaatt AGCACAATGCATCGACTGAATTCATGGCAACCCTGTCGCTACAACGACTACTTCTCGCAACGCAAAAAGTGCCACGACCCTGCCACCTGCTACCATCATCATTTACATCATCACATCCCACCGTTgccgccgccaccaccaccacctcaCGTCACCACCCATACACATACAGTACAAACCACTACCGAAGCATGCCATCCAGCTGCGGGCAGTGTGCTGACCGTTTGCGAGCGTAGCGCTGGCGATGTTGGCGTTGGCGCAAAAGTTGGTGCCACCAACACCAAAGTGACCGACAGCAGTGGTGGCGTTGGTGTTGGCCTTGGCGCCACGAAAAATGGTGAGACTCTGCATATAACGCTCAAAGATCACCCTTCAATGTCGTTTCGCAATAAAGGACATCTCGACATTGAGGTGCGCTACAAGCAGGGTGCCGGCGCTGGTGTTAAGGTGAAGCCATTGCTTGAAAAGATTGTGGTGTCCGATAGCGATAAGTGTCCGTTGGTGCAAGGCATACAAGCAGAGCCGGTGGTGAGGGGATCGCCGCGTAAGAAGAAACTCGTTGCCAAGCTGGAAAAGCCG CCAAACAAGGATCCTTGGGGTAGAGCAGGTCCAGGTGGTAAGCCGTGGCGCAGTCCGAAGGCAGTCGGTAGTACGTTCATGAAGTCCCTG GGTTGGACCAACAAGGAGATGCTCAAAGATCTCGACCAGGACAATCCCGTCACACCAGCCGAGAAGCCAACATTCCGCAAAGTGCGTACCAATAAGAAAGTCCAACGCTGCTGTGAGCTCTGCATTTGCAGCTGTCCGGGCATGGTTACCAATAAGGGATGCGGCGGTGGTGTTGGCGGTGGCATCGTTCCTTTGTCAACACAAAAGAAACCACATCAAAGCTTACCCAACAAAGGCCAAAGCAACACAACAACAGCTGCcgacttaaagaaaaaatactgcCCCCGATTCGTCCGTCACTGTGGGCCGCCCACCATGGACAATAACATTTCGAACAATACCGAGACCAGTGCCAATGCGGGTGGTGACGGTGTTGAACTGGTGCCATTGTTGGCACGTCGACGCGCCAATGCCCGCCCAGTAAGCCTGTCCAGCACGGATGTGACAAAGCGCACTGCCTCCAAAGATAGGTACGCATGCAACCTGATTAATCGTAGCAAATATCTGCAGCATTTACAACAATTGCACTGCAACAATAGCAATAGAAATAGCAATAACATCAATATCAACAACAAtatgaacaacaacaatagcaacagcaTTAGCAAATGTAAGAACAAACGCATCATCGCtaacaaaatttgtaattttagcAATGCCATCAGcagcaatagcaataacaacaacagcaatgagAATAGTGGCAGCAGCACTTCATGTTGCTTAAAGAAATTCACTTTGCATATTCGCTAA